One stretch of Muribaculum intestinale DNA includes these proteins:
- a CDS encoding HAD domain-containing protein yields MNIIFLDFDGVMDTASYDMYLVRNGMSECDEKGRPVFDPKCIENLKHIIVATGADIVVTSDWNISTHIRIY; encoded by the coding sequence ATGAATATCATATTTCTTGACTTTGATGGAGTTATGGATACGGCATCATATGATATGTATCTTGTACGTAATGGTATGTCGGAATGCGATGAGAAAGGGCGTCCGGTATTCGACCCAAAGTGCATCGAGAATCTGAAACATATAATAGTGGCAACCGGGGCAGACATTGTCGTTACTTCTGATTGGAATATATCGACTCATATAAGGATTTATTGA
- a CDS encoding HAD domain-containing protein, with protein sequence MIDTTPNVSNHRGDEIARWLNECKEDCNYVIIDDLDIANFNTDQLDKLVVVNPFYGLNENIAQQAIDIINKQNLKQ encoded by the coding sequence ATGATAGACACAACACCAAATGTCAGCAACCACAGAGGTGACGAGATAGCACGTTGGCTGAACGAGTGTAAGGAGGATTGCAATTATGTGATAATTGATGACCTCGATATAGCTAATTTCAATACTGACCAACTTGATAAATTAGTGGTTGTAAATCCATTCTATGGACTTAATGAGAATATCGCTCAGCAGGCTATAGACATCATCAACAAACAAAACCTTAAACAATGA
- a CDS encoding PcfJ domain-containing protein, giving the protein MQHICVGSSGYYLKEDTLVFTATMGGRTIATVEISLKDFSIIQCRAFANGVCEYAEQIAGIINANKKMIAERTESRRVSA; this is encoded by the coding sequence ATGCAACACATCTGCGTAGGTTCGTCCGGCTACTACCTCAAAGAAGATACGCTTGTGTTCACCGCCACAATGGGAGGCAGAACAATCGCCACAGTAGAAATCTCGCTCAAAGACTTCTCAATCATCCAATGCCGGGCATTTGCCAACGGAGTCTGCGAATATGCAGAGCAGATAGCCGGTATCATCAACGCCAACAAGAAGATGATAGCAGAAAGAACTGAAAGTCGACGAGTTTCCGCTTAA
- the istA gene encoding IS21 family transposase, which produces MLHMEEKTSIILSHRREGMSIREIARRNGMSRKTVRKYLREFEREAGPSPTEREVDDYLLTRPKYDSSGRVRRVVTDDVRRRIDGFIARNRENVAAGLHKQQMRKLDMWRRLQDDGVRIAYSTVCQYVRALEAAPKSQEKPAKAYIRQDYEPGFRCEFDWGVLTLWIGGVRTRLHMAVFTLDHSNMRKAYLFSREDTLALMEAHRNCFRELGGTPRVMAYDNMRTAVKKFLGRDREHTDALLRMEVHYCFTPHFCNPRSGWEKGKVERSVEYIRRRAFSFEVRFDSLDAAQTHLAAVCDRLNTEASNMSAEEKRLRIQADLAALRPLDHGDIGCFEQRLYRVGKYSTITVDGVHYSVPDRLVGSQVAVKLYSERIVVLYGRDKVANHARSRRSGDWVIDLMHYLGTFLRKPAALGRSVALQQVHPSVAALYREHFRESPRSFIELLVFTRDNNLAYTDIVRAATSLSSRGLQRLSSEQIQAQMISAEGHMQSTADIAATNVPDPQQAEIESSASHTLDMLSSFMEYTRASQAD; this is translated from the coding sequence ATGCTACACATGGAGGAAAAAACATCCATTATTCTGTCTCATCGCCGCGAGGGGATGAGCATCCGCGAGATAGCGCGCCGCAACGGCATGAGCCGCAAGACCGTGCGCAAGTATCTGCGCGAGTTCGAGAGAGAGGCCGGCCCGTCACCGACAGAGCGGGAGGTTGACGATTATCTGCTGACCAGGCCGAAGTATGACAGCAGCGGACGCGTCAGGCGTGTTGTGACCGATGATGTCCGCCGTCGCATCGATGGTTTTATCGCCCGCAACCGGGAGAACGTCGCTGCCGGATTGCACAAGCAGCAGATGCGCAAGCTCGATATGTGGCGACGTCTTCAGGACGATGGCGTGCGTATCGCCTATTCCACAGTATGTCAGTATGTCCGTGCGCTGGAGGCAGCGCCGAAGTCGCAAGAAAAGCCTGCAAAGGCATATATCCGTCAGGACTATGAGCCTGGATTCCGTTGCGAGTTCGACTGGGGCGTGCTTACCCTGTGGATCGGTGGAGTCAGGACTCGCCTTCACATGGCGGTATTCACCCTCGACCACAGCAATATGCGCAAGGCATATCTGTTTTCGCGCGAAGATACCCTGGCTCTTATGGAAGCCCACCGCAACTGCTTCCGGGAGTTGGGGGGCACCCCGCGCGTGATGGCCTATGACAACATGCGTACCGCCGTAAAGAAGTTCCTCGGGCGCGACCGCGAGCACACGGATGCGCTGCTGCGCATGGAGGTACACTACTGTTTCACACCCCATTTCTGCAACCCTCGCTCGGGATGGGAAAAAGGCAAGGTGGAACGTTCGGTGGAATATATCCGGCGTCGTGCATTCTCGTTCGAGGTCCGGTTTGACTCCCTGGATGCCGCGCAGACGCATCTGGCGGCAGTCTGCGACAGGCTCAACACAGAGGCGTCCAACATGTCGGCGGAAGAAAAACGCCTGCGCATACAGGCCGATCTGGCGGCGCTACGTCCGTTGGACCACGGTGACATCGGCTGCTTCGAGCAGCGGCTGTACCGCGTCGGAAAGTATTCAACGATAACCGTTGACGGAGTGCACTACTCTGTGCCCGACCGTCTGGTGGGCTCGCAGGTGGCGGTAAAGCTGTATTCCGAGCGCATCGTGGTGCTTTACGGACGCGACAAGGTGGCCAATCATGCCCGAAGCCGACGCTCCGGCGACTGGGTCATCGACCTGATGCATTATCTGGGTACATTCCTGCGCAAACCGGCCGCTCTGGGGCGGTCTGTGGCTCTGCAACAGGTACATCCGTCGGTGGCGGCGCTTTACCGCGAACACTTCCGCGAGTCTCCGCGAAGCTTCATAGAACTGCTTGTGTTCACCCGCGACAACAATCTGGCATACACTGACATCGTCCGTGCCGCCACAAGTCTTTCGTCCCGCGGGCTCCAGCGCCTCTCATCTGAACAGATACAGGCTCAGATGATCTCGGCGGAAGGACATATGCAGTCAACCGCCGATATCGCGGCAACGAACGTTCCCGACCCGCAACAGGCTGAAATAGAAAGTTCGGCAAGCCATACCCTTGACATGCTTTCATCATTTATGGAATATACCCGCGCATCGCAGGCAGACTGA
- the istB gene encoding IS21-like element helper ATPase IstB, with product MTDIHETDRDGLRELIRSCAFDLKLPLVRRDIDLLIQQSADEQWNLWRFTAELLRREKENRSENQRRHRIKNAGFPQLRYLNEIDTDALPADARKALPTLETLDFIKNGRNLILYGNPGTGKTHLATALGIAACNAGHSVLFTSVPRLLTQIRECRNALTLRSLENKFERYDMVICDEFGYVSCDKAGAEMLFNHLSLRTDKKTTVVTTNLAFNRWNEIIDDKVLVTAMVDRLTHKAILLNMTGKSYRMKETQEMMTQQI from the coding sequence ATGACAGACATACATGAAACAGACCGTGACGGACTTCGGGAGCTCATTCGCTCATGCGCTTTCGACCTTAAACTCCCGCTTGTGAGGCGAGACATCGACCTGCTTATACAGCAGAGCGCCGACGAACAATGGAACCTATGGCGGTTTACAGCCGAACTGCTCAGGCGCGAAAAAGAGAACCGCTCTGAAAACCAGCGCCGTCACCGCATCAAAAACGCAGGGTTCCCGCAACTTCGCTATCTTAACGAAATCGACACCGACGCTCTGCCCGCCGATGCCCGGAAAGCGCTCCCGACACTCGAGACACTCGACTTCATCAAAAACGGACGCAACCTCATTCTATACGGCAATCCCGGAACAGGCAAGACTCATCTGGCGACAGCTCTCGGTATCGCCGCATGTAATGCCGGACACTCGGTGCTGTTCACATCCGTGCCAAGACTGCTCACGCAGATACGCGAGTGCCGCAACGCTTTGACACTCCGGTCGCTGGAAAACAAGTTCGAGAGATACGACATGGTCATCTGTGATGAGTTCGGATACGTCTCCTGCGACAAGGCCGGCGCAGAGATGCTCTTTAACCATCTCTCCCTCCGCACCGACAAGAAGACGACCGTCGTCACAACCAATCTCGCCTTCAACCGCTGGAACGAGATTATTGACGACAAAGTACTGGTCACCGCAATGGTAGACCGCCTGACCCACAAGGCTATACTGCTTAACATGACAGGCAAATCATACCGCATGAAAGAAACTCAGGAAATGATGACTCAACAAATATAA
- a CDS encoding excisionase family DNA-binding protein, with protein MQTKRKLLNSQEAAEYLGLSLSYFRKMMMRRVIPMYKPSGKLCFFDPDDLDAYLTSIRISSQSEIDSEAERYLANNRKSH; from the coding sequence ATGCAGACAAAACGTAAACTTCTCAACTCACAGGAGGCAGCCGAATATCTCGGACTTTCGCTGTCCTACTTCCGCAAGATGATGATGAGACGTGTGATCCCCATGTACAAGCCGAGCGGCAAGCTCTGTTTCTTTGACCCGGACGACCTTGACGCATACCTGACGAGTATCCGCATATCATCGCAGAGCGAGATAGACAGCGAGGCTGAGCGTTACCTTGCGAACAACAGAAAATCACATTAA
- a CDS encoding ATP-binding protein yields the protein MIIQRPLYLRKLISRRHNGMIKIVTGVRRCGKSFLLSTLYAGWLREQGVENDHIITINLEDRRNRKLRDPDALLDYIDSKLTDDAVHYIMIDEIQHVSEFEDVLNSYLNMPNADVYVTGSNARFLSKDVITTFRGRGDEIKLYPLSFGEVFPYMDLQKDRALNTYMLFGGLPQVVQKSSEEEKNEYLKGLFTHTYIKDIKERYSIKNIEMLDELLNILASDIGTLTNPTKLTNTFESVKHTKVNRMTLTSYLEYICDSFLVEKASRYDVKGKRYIDSPYKYYFTDCGLRNALLNFRQTEPSHLMENVIYNELRVRGFNVDVGVVPVQLRKEDGSRERKQFEVDFVCNMGSRRYYIQSAYRMPDEEKMKQEEASLRNIDDSFKKIIIVGEDTPVLRNEAGITTIGIYDFLLNENSLDL from the coding sequence ATGATAATACAAAGACCTCTATACCTGCGGAAGCTCATTTCTCGCAGACACAACGGAATGATAAAGATTGTCACCGGCGTAAGACGCTGTGGCAAATCATTCTTGTTATCTACCCTATACGCAGGGTGGCTCAGGGAGCAAGGTGTGGAAAACGACCACATCATCACGATCAATCTTGAAGACAGACGAAACAGGAAACTGCGCGATCCAGATGCGCTGCTTGATTACATCGACTCAAAACTGACTGATGATGCCGTCCATTATATAATGATTGATGAGATACAGCATGTCAGCGAGTTCGAGGACGTGCTCAACAGCTATCTGAATATGCCTAATGCCGACGTGTATGTAACAGGTAGCAACGCACGATTTCTTTCCAAGGATGTAATCACTACTTTTAGAGGACGAGGCGATGAGATAAAGCTTTACCCTCTCAGTTTCGGTGAGGTCTTCCCATATATGGACTTACAGAAAGACCGTGCATTAAACACCTATATGCTTTTCGGAGGTCTGCCGCAGGTTGTTCAGAAATCATCTGAGGAAGAAAAGAACGAGTATCTGAAAGGGCTTTTTACGCATACCTATATCAAGGATATAAAGGAACGTTACAGCATCAAGAACATAGAAATGCTTGATGAACTGCTCAACATCCTGGCATCTGATATTGGAACTTTGACGAATCCCACCAAACTGACAAACACATTCGAGAGCGTTAAGCATACGAAAGTCAACCGCATGACGCTTACGTCGTATCTGGAATACATCTGTGACTCGTTCCTTGTTGAGAAGGCAAGCCGGTATGATGTTAAAGGGAAACGGTATATCGACAGCCCGTATAAATATTATTTCACTGACTGCGGCCTGCGTAACGCCCTGCTTAATTTCAGGCAGACAGAGCCTTCACATCTGATGGAGAATGTGATATACAATGAATTGCGTGTGCGTGGTTTTAATGTCGATGTAGGTGTCGTGCCGGTACAACTTAGAAAGGAGGATGGCAGCCGGGAAAGGAAACAGTTTGAGGTGGATTTCGTCTGCAATATGGGCAGCAGACGCTACTATATCCAATCCGCCTACAGGATGCCGGATGAAGAGAAGATGAAGCAGGAGGAAGCGTCACTGCGCAATATTGACGATTCCTTCAAGAAAATCATTATCGTTGGCGAAGACACTCCTGTTTTGAGAAATGAGGCTGGGATTACCACAATCGGCATATATGATTTCCTGTTAAATGAAAATTCATTGGATTTGTAA
- a CDS encoding DUF4465 domain-containing protein has product MRKHFTKFLALTTVAVTAAVFTGCSSEDEPFADFESKMEVENPVSRAVVQGDSTIITFDDFESTMMAMPTSYGANYYGNTGSYAQVKQIKDPSGIFESLINVIGGSTAFYNGGLALSKWNYRSNPGNGANITGSGTGDWWYSYNNQMSVYNTTSTDGANVNAGHSGNNFAVVYGYQDFYNSQWMAKPSFSFIRKKTLKGLWFCNSSYTYGVIMKGNQFGASGVATPLSKQVDGNGNYIGYFQVELECYNENGELLATYVQTLADYRNGKKQDPVTTWTYWPINQANVKTVKLNFSGSDTGDYGLNTPAYICLDDITIE; this is encoded by the coding sequence ATGAGAAAACATTTTACTAAATTCTTGGCTCTGACGACCGTAGCGGTCACAGCAGCCGTCTTCACCGGATGTTCCAGTGAAGATGAACCATTCGCCGACTTTGAGAGCAAAATGGAGGTTGAGAACCCAGTTAGTCGTGCGGTCGTGCAAGGCGATTCAACAATCATCACGTTTGATGATTTTGAATCAACCATGATGGCAATGCCCACTTCTTATGGTGCAAACTATTACGGTAATACCGGAAGCTATGCTCAGGTAAAGCAAATTAAAGATCCTTCTGGCATCTTTGAGTCATTAATCAATGTAATTGGTGGTTCTACCGCCTTCTATAATGGCGGTCTGGCTCTTTCTAAATGGAACTATCGGTCGAATCCTGGTAATGGTGCCAATATTACCGGTTCTGGAACTGGCGATTGGTGGTATTCATATAACAATCAGATGAGTGTGTACAACACCACTTCAACTGACGGAGCTAATGTTAATGCAGGTCATAGTGGCAATAACTTTGCAGTTGTATATGGGTATCAGGATTTTTACAATTCACAGTGGATGGCTAAGCCTTCTTTCTCTTTTATCCGAAAAAAAACTCTAAAAGGTCTGTGGTTTTGTAACTCTTCCTATACATATGGAGTGATAATGAAAGGCAATCAATTTGGCGCTTCTGGTGTAGCTACACCTTTATCAAAGCAAGTTGATGGTAATGGAAATTATATTGGCTATTTTCAAGTTGAATTAGAATGTTATAATGAAAATGGTGAACTGTTGGCCACCTATGTTCAAACTTTGGCAGACTACAGAAACGGGAAAAAACAAGATCCTGTTACCACTTGGACGTACTGGCCAATTAATCAGGCAAATGTAAAAACCGTAAAACTGAACTTCTCTGGTTCGGATACGGGGGACTACGGTCTGAACACTCCAGCCTATATTTGCCTTGATGATATTACTATTGAATAA
- a CDS encoding PKD-like domain-containing protein translates to MRIPSVTLCVLLCTFISSCNKDDIIVDNGTLKPIIILDNVSGVYNVKVGKELSISPTYRNADDALFSWTIDGKLVSNQKAFSHTWEEAGDVFITLRVDNENGYAAEELKVEVKDLLPPAINLFIPSKGLKVQKGHDLLLAPEIANQDIGDFKIEWLRNGIVVSDKLTYIFNEENLGSYPITIRASNEDGLTEEELEIEVVENMPYSVSFQKPYYNAKETTKFTFAGRSVFLKPQLEYFDNPAFQWAVNGKAVEGATEPLLIFTPEKDGEYLISVVVTEEENGISVESKIRVVCEPGAQSSRYRAANTSSSAYSTNVFEFLPAPGQFVNETNSGGFKGDEITFNAANQYAAERLANKKYVSLGSFGGYVIVGFDHSIPNKGGYDFAIQGNAFLSDQGGSNEPGIVWVMQDVNGNGLPDDEWYELKGSETGNGSTIQDYEVTYYRPASAHSNVYWTDNLGNSGSVDYNSYHQQSSYYPLWMNQESYTLTGTRLLPKNIQIPSSGFWNNQAYEWGYVDNIGSDCIGGDSYDGTGQMNGFKISNAIFKDGTPVKLEYIDFIKVQCGVLAKSGPLGEISTEVFSFQDLNIK, encoded by the coding sequence ATGCGAATCCCAAGTGTAACCTTATGTGTTTTACTTTGCACCTTTATAAGCTCTTGCAATAAAGATGATATAATTGTTGATAATGGAACTTTAAAACCTATTATCATCCTTGATAATGTGAGTGGAGTTTATAATGTTAAGGTGGGTAAGGAATTAAGCATTAGTCCTACATATAGGAATGCGGATGATGCTTTGTTCTCTTGGACTATTGACGGAAAACTTGTATCGAATCAAAAAGCTTTTTCTCATACATGGGAAGAAGCGGGTGATGTATTTATCACATTGCGAGTTGATAATGAAAATGGATATGCCGCAGAAGAACTTAAGGTGGAAGTAAAAGATTTACTTCCACCTGCCATTAATTTATTCATTCCCTCAAAAGGACTTAAAGTTCAAAAAGGTCATGACCTGCTTCTCGCACCGGAGATCGCCAATCAAGATATAGGAGATTTCAAGATTGAATGGTTAAGAAATGGAATTGTTGTGTCGGATAAACTAACCTATATATTTAATGAAGAAAATTTAGGTTCATATCCGATAACTATTAGAGCTTCAAATGAAGATGGGCTTACTGAAGAAGAGCTGGAGATTGAAGTAGTAGAAAATATGCCATATTCGGTTTCTTTTCAAAAACCGTATTATAATGCAAAAGAAACTACCAAATTTACTTTTGCAGGTCGCTCTGTTTTCTTAAAGCCTCAATTGGAATACTTTGACAATCCCGCTTTTCAGTGGGCCGTCAATGGCAAAGCTGTAGAAGGAGCTACTGAACCATTATTAATATTTACTCCTGAAAAGGACGGTGAGTATCTTATTTCAGTTGTAGTAACAGAAGAGGAGAATGGAATTTCTGTTGAATCAAAAATTAGAGTTGTATGTGAGCCTGGAGCACAGTCATCAAGATATCGAGCAGCAAATACCTCCAGCTCAGCTTATTCAACGAATGTCTTTGAATTTTTACCTGCACCCGGGCAATTTGTGAATGAAACGAATTCCGGCGGGTTCAAAGGTGATGAAATAACTTTTAATGCTGCAAATCAATATGCTGCAGAGCGACTGGCAAATAAAAAGTACGTTTCCCTTGGTTCTTTTGGAGGATACGTTATTGTCGGATTTGATCATAGTATTCCCAATAAAGGCGGATATGATTTTGCAATCCAAGGAAATGCTTTTTTAAGCGATCAAGGAGGAAGCAATGAGCCCGGCATTGTTTGGGTAATGCAAGATGTAAATGGGAATGGTCTTCCAGACGACGAATGGTATGAGCTTAAAGGTAGTGAGACTGGTAACGGTTCAACTATTCAAGATTACGAAGTAACATACTATCGTCCGGCGTCCGCACACTCAAATGTTTATTGGACTGATAATTTGGGAAATTCTGGGTCTGTTGATTACAATTCGTATCATCAACAGAGCTCTTATTATCCTCTTTGGATGAATCAAGAATCATACACACTGACTGGCACGAGATTATTGCCAAAAAATATTCAGATCCCATCTTCCGGTTTTTGGAATAACCAAGCCTATGAGTGGGGTTATGTTGACAATATAGGTAGTGATTGTATTGGAGGGGACTCCTATGATGGCACTGGTCAGATGAATGGATTTAAAATATCAAATGCCATATTTAAGGATGGAACACCAGTCAAACTGGAATATATTGATTTTATCAAAGTTCAGTGTGGAGTATTAGCAAAGAGCGGTCCACTAGGAGAGATTTCTACTGAAGTATTCTCTTTTCAAGACTTAAATATTAAGTAA
- a CDS encoding glutaminyl-peptide cyclotransferase, with protein MKFKPKLLYILTTLLSLTLASCMEWDYGDVVEDFNATGSGLFITNEGNFQYGNATLSYYDPATNQVQNEVFFRANGMKLGDVAQSMSIYDNKGWIVVNNSHVIFAIDLNTFKEVGRIEDLTSPRYIHFLSDEKAYVTQLWDNRIFIVNPKKYEITGYIQVPDMTMESGSTEQMVQYGKYVYCNCWSYQNRIIKIDTETDKVVDQLTVGIQPTSLVMDKYDKMWTVTDGGYEGSPYGYEAPSLYCIDAATFKIEKQFKFKLGDWPSEVQLNGERDKLYWINNDIWSMDVTANRVPVRPFLEYRDTKYYGLTVNPVNGEVYVADAIDYQQQGMIYRYSPEGKLIDEFYVGIIPGAFCWK; from the coding sequence ATGAAATTCAAACCGAAACTCTTATATATCCTGACCACTCTGCTGTCGCTCACCCTCGCTTCCTGCATGGAATGGGACTATGGCGATGTGGTAGAAGACTTTAATGCAACAGGCTCCGGACTTTTCATTACCAACGAGGGTAACTTCCAGTATGGCAATGCGACGCTTTCCTATTATGATCCGGCAACGAATCAGGTTCAGAACGAGGTGTTCTTCCGTGCAAACGGTATGAAACTCGGCGATGTTGCTCAGTCCATGAGCATATATGACAACAAAGGGTGGATAGTGGTGAACAACTCCCATGTCATCTTTGCCATCGACCTCAATACGTTCAAGGAGGTGGGACGTATCGAGGATTTGACCTCTCCGCGATATATCCACTTCCTGAGCGATGAAAAGGCTTACGTCACGCAGCTTTGGGACAACCGCATCTTCATTGTCAATCCCAAGAAGTATGAAATTACAGGCTACATTCAGGTGCCTGACATGACGATGGAGAGCGGCTCAACGGAGCAGATGGTGCAATACGGCAAATATGTGTATTGCAACTGCTGGAGCTACCAGAACCGCATCATCAAGATCGATACCGAGACGGATAAGGTGGTGGACCAGCTGACGGTCGGCATACAGCCCACGTCCCTTGTAATGGATAAGTACGACAAGATGTGGACTGTGACTGACGGTGGATATGAAGGATCTCCATACGGCTATGAGGCTCCGTCACTCTACTGCATCGACGCGGCAACTTTCAAGATTGAGAAGCAGTTCAAGTTCAAACTGGGCGACTGGCCCTCGGAGGTGCAGCTCAACGGCGAACGTGACAAGCTGTACTGGATCAACAATGACATCTGGAGTATGGACGTGACGGCAAACCGTGTTCCTGTCCGTCCTTTCCTCGAATACCGCGACACGAAGTATTACGGACTTACCGTAAATCCTGTGAACGGCGAAGTGTATGTAGCCGATGCCATCGACTACCAACAGCAGGGCATGATCTACCGATACTCGCCCGAAGGAAAACTGATTGATGAATTTTATGTCGGCATAATACCCGGCGCATTCTGCTGGAAGTGA
- a CDS encoding transposase gives MEALGNIYHLIFQTRDFGVAIPPLHRDEFFDAIALLFSNRHCPVYAVRGDMHHVHILTEIPLRKNVKKLIEKIKNISCFRAAGILDMERFGGWLKCCLSFIVERDRLPFWVDYIEQQDTIHSKMSWMQEKRQFMNYNLF, from the coding sequence ATGGAGGCATTAGGAAACATATATCATCTGATTTTTCAGACAAGAGACTTTGGAGTTGCGATACCGCCTCTCCACAGGGATGAATTCTTTGATGCCATCGCACTTCTCTTCAGCAACCGCCACTGCCCGGTTTATGCCGTCAGAGGAGATATGCACCATGTCCATATCCTTACAGAAATCCCGCTCCGCAAAAACGTGAAGAAGCTGATTGAGAAAATCAAAAATATCAGTTGTTTCAGGGCTGCCGGCATTCTGGATATGGAAAGATTCGGAGGATGGCTCAAATGCTGCCTGTCCTTTATTGTCGAACGTGACCGGCTGCCGTTCTGGGTCGATTACATTGAACAGCAGGATACCATACACTCTAAAATGAGCTGGATGCAGGAGAAACGTCAGTTCATGAACTATAATCTTTTTTAA